The stretch of DNA GAAATCCCCCACAGCCACGCTGGCAATCGAGATCCGTCCTTCTGCCAAACCGGTTTCGGTGCGGATGCGTTTGCCGACCTTTAAGGCCCGCTCGAACATCGCGTTGGCCATTGGCCCTGATGCCTGATTGACACGTGCGGTGGCGTAGGCTTCGCGAACTTGGCTGACGATTTGTGGCTCCCCCACCACCATGCTGTCGACACCCGAAGCGACGGAGAACAAATGCCGCACCGCATCGGCCCCGGTCCGTTCCAGCAGATTGTCGAAGAACTCGTCGACTGGAATGGCATGAAAATCGGCAAAGAAACCGGCCAGTTGTTGGTGGGTGGGAATATTCTCTTTGGACTCTTGGGCGGTATAGAGCTCGACGCGGTTGCAAGTCGACAGCACGACGAATTCCGAATCCGGAAATTGGGAACGCAGATGGTCGTAAGCGCGGACCTTCTCCTCCTCCGAGATGGCGAGCTTCTCGCGCAACGTCAGATCCGACCCTTGGTGGCTACAGTAGACAACTTGCAGGTTCAACGCCGGCTCCAGAATTTCATCGTAAGTGTCGGCCGCGCCGAACACGCCTTGGGTTCGCGTGAGTTTAATCGCATCATTTGTTGCAGCTAGCTATGCCAACTGTCCATATTCAAGACCTGCAAGCCCACGATCGTGAGTAGCAAAAATCCGCAGCCCCAGATCGTCATCCATGCGACCTGTTTTCCCGCCGCTGGTTTGGCACGCAGCAACCAGCCAAACAGCACGGCCATCACCAACCAAACCACGCCGTAGCCGATAATCACCGGATCGAGAAACTGCACCGGTTCAGGCGTCCTTTTGGAATACAGCCCCAATCCGACACCTGTCAGCATGCCAGCGGTCAGCAGCGGAAAGCTCAGCATGACGCACAGACGATTCCATCGCGCTAGCCGCGCTAAACTGGGCATGCTCAACCCGGTCGTCTGACCATGTTTGCGTTTGAGACGTCGATGCTGCACCAGATACATCATGCCAATCACAAAACCGATGGTCACCCCGCCGATTCCTATAACAAGTAATCCGGCATGCACCATCTTCAGGTTTTGTTGCGACGCCAATAACGGTTTGGGAGCATCCCCGACCAGATACGTTGCAGCCACAACCAATAACACCACCGGCAGGATAAAGACGCCCCATGCCGATGTCTCATCCAAAAACGTGAAGACCAAGTAGAAAAGCACCATCAACCAGGCCAGCACCAGCATCCAATCTTGTTGCGATCCAACCAACGGCGGCAGGTTAGTCGCCCGGCTCCTCACGAGAAGATAGATCGTATGCGCGCACAAACCGGCAGCAGCAAAAAGCAACACGAACAACCGGTTCGCTTTACTGCGGCCCCATAGTCGTGTGGCTTCTAGCACAAACGCCACCAGATAACTGGCGAGGAAACAGTAGATGCCGACATTCGCAAAATTCATAATGTCCGATATCAAATCGTTGAACCGGTTTCGTGTGGGACCGTAATCGTCGACCCCGTTTCTGTTTGCACTCGACTGACCAGCTGCTCATTCCAAACTGCGCTCTTTAGGCGAGTTATGCCTCACAATTCACGCGAGGGAAGGTCACCGGGGGTAAACCCTGTGAAAATCGAATTGATTCTTCACATTTATTGATTATACGATAACGCCCATGGCTGAAACAACTTGGCGATCCGAGACGACGCGGAAAACCATCCGATAGGGAGACATCCGCTTCCCGGCGGGATAAGGCGATGGAACACGACCTCGCGATTATATTCGCAGCCACAATCATTCTCTCATTGCTACGATTGTTGCCCGAATTCCGCATCTGGATCACACCAGTCGTCATTCGCTGTTCCGGCGAAACTCTCAAAGGGCACGAGCGGTCAGTGGAGTACTACTTCCGCACGGTACTGGATTACCCAGGAACCTTGACGGTCACCGGGCGGCACACACAAAGCGGACGGCTCAAATTGCGGTTTCGCGGAAAGATTTCCGATAGCGACCGCCAACTCGTCTCAGCCTTTCTGACCGCAATCACCTACTGACCGCCTTGCTAGCGCGGTCAGGTCTTCTCGAAAACGCCAGCCTAGCTCCGTCCCTCATAGGCGAGTCCGTCGATGAATTTTCGAGCGGCGATGTAGTCGGCGCTCGGCATGCTGGAAACTTGTTGCTTGAGCGTTTCTCGCATGGAAGCCGTCGTCGACTTAATCTCATCGCTCGTCTGCGATCCCACGGCGCCACCTGTCAACGTGAGATGTTCAAAGAGGTCGTCAAGTTTGGCGCGGTCTGCTTCAAAATCGGGCGTCTGCAAAACTTCTGGCCAGAGAATCTTACCGGTGACTGAATCAAAATCGTCAGGACCGAGCCCCTGATACCGGGGACCGGAATTGGAGCTTTCGAGGTTCGAACGGTTCTTCGCGCGCCGTTCCGCATCGCGTTGATATTCCTCTTCCTTTTGCTGACGATACCGGTCCTTCATTGCCCAATAGGTATCGGCCGCCTTTTTATTGTTTTCGATATTCTTGGTGCGGGCCTCTTCGCGCGTCAATTGTGCTTGCGCGTTGTCTTTGTTCGCTTGGCCTTGGGCGCGAATCACTTGCGACATTCCCTCACCATAGCCGCCGGCAACAGTACTGGCGCCGGAATTCCAACCCCAGCCTCCATATCCGTAACCGCCATAACCGTAACCGTAGGGCCGATACCACCGCGCACCTCTACCGACCCGCACTCGATATTGGGCTTCCGCGGAGTTTTCACTCCAGAGCATGGCAACGCTCGCAACACTGGTCGCGAGCAGCAAAACGAATGAGGTACTTTTCATTGGGCCTCTCCCAGAGCGATACGGTCCGAATTCTGTTTTCGAAATCCGCTGGCGAAGTCCCCGGCGAATGGAAAAAACAGGTTTCCTCCGACGCATCCCTGATTGTGAAAATCAGTAGATCGCCGTCAACTTAATTTTTCACAACACTGAAATACGTGAAAACAATACTGTAAATTGGCGCGTCGCTGAGTAGAATAAACACACACCGTTTACGTATACATATTATGGAACTTTGGCGGCCAAGGCAATCACCTTACTTCGGATTTGGCAAGCGGAGCGAATAATGAGACGATTTTTGATGTTTGGCGTCGTGGCGATCCAATTGGCAGCCTGCAGCGTCTCGCACGCGGAAGAAGCCAGTATTGCCGACTTGTTACGCGATCTGAAATCACCAGAGCCCTCCGTGCGTGCGGCTGCGGCCATCGAACTCGGCCAAAGGCCCAACGTTCCGCCGGAAGTCGTTTTGCCCCTAGCGGCTGTGCTGCGGGATAAGGACCGCACGGTGGTCGAAGAAGCCCTGATTGCCATCCAACGCATCGGCCCCGAAGCGCGGGCCGCTGTTCCCACGCTCATTAGTCTCCTCAACAAGGAAGATCCCGCCCTCAATCACGAAACCCTGCACGCCTTGGCGGCCATCGGACCGGCGGCGACAAAAGCGATACCGGGGATCCAAAAATTCCTGGATAGCCCCAACAAACGCTTGAAAATTGTCGCCTCCATCGCACTGTGGCGGATCAATCCCGAAGACACAGAACCGCTGCAAGCGATTCTTCCCGATGCCATCGCCGCATTGGGTTCGGGGGACGAACACCTATCCCGCCAAGCGGTGCGACTGTTATCAACCATGGGACCAGTCGCTGTTGCCGAACTGGTCAAAGCTGTGGAAGCGGGAGACCCCGCCGTCTGCTGGCGGGCGAGTGATGCGCTGGCCAACATCGGACCAGATGCCCAAAGCGGCGTGCCCGCTTTAGCAAAACTGGCTGCGGCTGAAGATGAACGAGCCTGTTGGCACGCCATTCGCGCCATCGGCGAAATCGGTGTCGCTTCGCCCGTGGCTGTAGAAAGCTTGACGACGGCACTCACCAATGAATCACCCATGGTCCGCGCGCATGCCGCGACCGCTTTGGGAAAACTGGCCCCCGATTCCAGTTCAGCAGTGCCGGCACTCATCAAGGCTTTGTCCGACGACGAGTTGAGTGTTCAAATCAGTGTCGCCGATGCTTTGGGAATGCTGGGACCCGATGCCGCTGACAGCGCCGACGCATTGGTTGTCGCCGTGCAAACCGAGGAACCAGCCGTCGCTATTCACGCAGCCAATGCCCTCTCCCAGATCGGCGCACCGGCAGCACCGGCCGTCGCTAAATTATTAGCCGATGAAAACTCACGGCAGTTGGCCGCTATGATTCTCGGTGAAATGGGACCCGGCGCGAAACCGGCTGTTGACAACTTGATTCAAGCAATGGATGAGAAAAACGAAATCGTCAAACGAGACGTGATCGTTGCCTTGGCACTCATCGGTCCCGATGCCAGCCCGGCCTCGGACAAACTCATTGCCCTGCTGGACGATCCCGACGCCGCCGCGCGGCCGGCCGCCGCATTTGCTTTGGGAAAAATCGGTGCAAAACAAGCGATTCCCATTTTGGAACGGACCGCCATCGTCAAAGACAACGACCGCCTCCGCCTGGCTAGCGCTCACGCACTGATCACATTGGATCCGAACAACGACAAGTACATTCAACTCGCCGTCCCCCGCTTGACCAAAGCTCTTTCCAGCGAAATGCCCAGGGTCCGACGGGAAGTGGCTGCTGCCTTGGGACGTATCGGCGCGAAAGCGAATTCAGCGGTTCCCAAACTGTCCGAACAATTGGCCATCGAAGAAGACGAAATGGTCCGCGATCAACTGTTGGTCACGTTAGCCGAACTCGGCCCAGCAGCCGGTCAGGCTGTTCCCACGATTGTCGGTCTGCTAAACGATGATAACACCGCCAATCGCTATACCGCTGCATTCGCTCTGGGTAAAATCGGCCCCGACGCCAAACAGGCCATTCCGGAATTGCGAAGAAACCTCCGGGAATCTGACCGCTTTCTGCGGTTGGTCAGCGCCTGGGCCTTGGTGCAAATCGAGCCGGACGATTCCGATATCGGTCGTGAGGCTGCTCCCATTCTGCGGACCGGTCTCGATCACGCGAACGCGCAGGTCCGCGTGCAGGTGATCAATGCCCTGGCAGAAACCGGGAGAACCGATCCGTTGGTCATGCGGGCCCTTCGTAAAGCGGCCAAAAGCGACGACGAAAACGTCCGCAAAGCCGCTCAAGACGCTCTCAAAAAACTCAAAACCGAAAAATAGTACCGGCATCCGCCGCGTTCTGACATGATTTGATTCCACCTCCGGCGCTGCCGGGGGGCGGACTCTTTTCTTTCCCCCCACCGTGCCCCGCCACATTCCACACAAGCCGAATTGTTGACACTATGACGACGTCCATCCAGTTCCCCGGTGAAGAACACTCCAACGAAAACCGCGCCACGGTCGATGCCTATCAACCAGCCGCGCTCAAGACATTCACCCCCAGCCAAGCCGTGCTCGCCAAATCGGCCGGTTGTTTTCACTGGACCCCCGAAGGCCGACGGCTGTACGACTACTCCTCCGGTGTGCTCGTCTCCAACCTGGGACACAA from Symmachiella dynata encodes:
- the ccsA gene encoding cytochrome c biogenesis protein CcsA, translating into MNFANVGIYCFLASYLVAFVLEATRLWGRSKANRLFVLLFAAAGLCAHTIYLLVRSRATNLPPLVGSQQDWMLVLAWLMVLFYLVFTFLDETSAWGVFILPVVLLVVAATYLVGDAPKPLLASQQNLKMVHAGLLVIGIGGVTIGFVIGMMYLVQHRRLKRKHGQTTGLSMPSLARLARWNRLCVMLSFPLLTAGMLTGVGLGLYSKRTPEPVQFLDPVIIGYGVVWLVMAVLFGWLLRAKPAAGKQVAWMTIWGCGFLLLTIVGLQVLNMDSWHS
- a CDS encoding HEAT repeat domain-containing protein; this translates as MRRFLMFGVVAIQLAACSVSHAEEASIADLLRDLKSPEPSVRAAAAIELGQRPNVPPEVVLPLAAVLRDKDRTVVEEALIAIQRIGPEARAAVPTLISLLNKEDPALNHETLHALAAIGPAATKAIPGIQKFLDSPNKRLKIVASIALWRINPEDTEPLQAILPDAIAALGSGDEHLSRQAVRLLSTMGPVAVAELVKAVEAGDPAVCWRASDALANIGPDAQSGVPALAKLAAAEDERACWHAIRAIGEIGVASPVAVESLTTALTNESPMVRAHAATALGKLAPDSSSAVPALIKALSDDELSVQISVADALGMLGPDAADSADALVVAVQTEEPAVAIHAANALSQIGAPAAPAVAKLLADENSRQLAAMILGEMGPGAKPAVDNLIQAMDEKNEIVKRDVIVALALIGPDASPASDKLIALLDDPDAAARPAAAFALGKIGAKQAIPILERTAIVKDNDRLRLASAHALITLDPNNDKYIQLAVPRLTKALSSEMPRVRREVAAALGRIGAKANSAVPKLSEQLAIEEDEMVRDQLLVTLAELGPAAGQAVPTIVGLLNDDNTANRYTAAFALGKIGPDAKQAIPELRRNLRESDRFLRLVSAWALVQIEPDDSDIGREAAPILRTGLDHANAQVRVQVINALAETGRTDPLVMRALRKAAKSDDENVRKAAQDALKKLKTEK